In Mycolicibacterium lutetiense, the sequence AGGAATTCCTTCTGCTGCTTGTCCATGCCGGCGCGGACATCCTCGGCGATCTTGTCGCTGACCTCGACCTCGGCCAGGTGCTCGCCGGTCCAATCGATCAGCAGACGGAGCCGACGACCCACATCTGAGGTCTCCAGAAGCTCACGCTTCTGCACATCGGTCAGGTACGAGGCGTAGCCGGCCGTGTCTGCCAAGGCGGAGGGGTCGGTGATCTTGTTGACCACGTCCACGATCTGCCAGGCCTCGCGGCGTTGCAGCATGGCCAGCAGCAGTTTCTTGTATTCGGCGGCCAGCGCCTTGGTCTCGTCGGAGACCGGATCGGCCTCGGCCGCCTCGTCCACCTCGACCCATAGCGCCGCGCCCGGTCCGGTCGTTCCCGAACCGATGTGTGCGCGGCGTTCACCGCGGACGACGGCGGCTTCTGCGCCTCCGGGCACGCGGCCGACTTGCACGATCGACGCGATCACACCATGAGTGGGGTAGCGGTCGTCCAGGCGCGGGGCGATCAGCAGCTTGCCGGATTCGCTGGCCTGGGCGGCGTCGATCGCCGCGCGGGCAGCGTCATCGAGTTCGATGGGCACCACCATTCCGGGCAGGACGATGGGCTCGCTCAGGAACAGGACCGGCACTGCGATTTGTTCAGGCATCAAACCTCCAAAGTTCAGTCTGATGCGCTCAACCTTGATGAGGGCAGGTTTGTTCCCGGCGTGCCCGTCGTCCGAGTTCGCCGTGAGTGAACGGAAGCTAGGATCCAGTCATGAACCGGGGATTCGTCGTATCGTTCGCGATCGGTGTGATCGTGGCGCTGTTCGGCCTCATCTGGGCGTTGCAAGGTTTCGGTGTGCTGCAGGGCAGCCCGATGAGCAACACCACTACCTGGTCGGTCATCGGCCCGATCACCGCGGCGATCGGGGTCGTGATCGCTGGGTGGAGTTGGCGCAAGCTCTCGTCGAAGTAGCGGGCCGGATCAGGCCACGGTGAAGTCCACCGAATGCCAACCGGTGGCGCCGTCGGGCACGGTCGAGGTGTGATCTGAGGTCTGGACCGCCCCGGTGTTGTCGGTGGCCCGCACCGTGATCGTGTGGCTGCCCGGACCGCTCGCCTGCCAGGGCAGGCTCCACAACCGCCAGGTCTGGTTCGAATAGGCGGCACCCAAGAGTGCGGGTTGCCATGGGCCGTCGTCGATTCGGACCTCCACGGCACGTACGCCCCGGTTTTGCGCCCAGGCCACTCCGCCGAAGGTCGTCGGCCCCGCCGCCACCTCTTGACCCCGCTTCGGCACATCGATGCGCGACTCGGTTTTGATCGGGCCGCGCGCGGCCCAGCCCTGTTTGGTCCAATACGCAGCTGCGCGGTCGTAGCGGGTCAACTCGAAGTCGGTGACCCACTTCGTTGCCGACACGTAGCCGTAGAGTCCGGCCACCACCAATCTCGCCGGATAGCCGTGCTGGACGGGAAGCGGCTGTCCGTTGAGGCCGATGGCCAACATCGCATCGCGGCCGTCGCTCAGGGCGTCCACCGGGGTGCCCACGGTGAACCCATCTACCGATGTCGACAGCAACATGTCCGCATCGGTGGCCACACCGGCCGCCTTCAGGAGGTCGGTCAGCCGGTAACCGGTCCAGATTCCGGTTGAGATCAGGTCGCCGCCAACCGGATTGGATACGCACGTCAGCGTGACGGCCTTCTCGATGAGATCGAACTGGGTCAGATCAGCGAAACTGTAGGTGATCTCGCGGTCGCCTGTTCTCTGCCCGACAGGCGTGTCGAACACGGTTTGTGAATGGTGTCGGTGATGATGGGTGCGATGCCCGTGAGGTGAGGGGAGTCCCGGGATGGCTGGTGATTCGGCTGATGGTTGGACCCTTCATTTCTACGACTTTCAGCAGCGGTTCGTCTCGGTGGAGGACGTCGTTCCGGGGGTGGGTGATGTCGAGGCCTGGGCGAAGCGCAATGGTGTGCGTGATGGCACTCCGTTCTTTCTGGACCCGTGGGGCCGGGCGGATGCGTTGGTGAACGCCTACTGGCGGGATCCGCTGGTGCGGGGACGGGCAACGGGGACGTTGCGTCGTTACGCGCTGTCGTTGAAGGTGTGGCTGGATTTTCTGCACGCGGTGGGCGTTCGGTGGGATCAGGCGTCGCGGTCAGAACTGGCTGCGTTCAAGGAGTGGCGTTTGTCGGCTGAGAAGAACCCCCGGCAAGTGAGTCCAAATAGTTTCTGTGTCGATCGCGCGGCGATCCGCAGTTTCTATTCGTGGGCGGCCGAGCAGCACGGAATTGACAACCCCGTCCGAGCCCGCGTGATTGCTACGTCGTGGATGGGCGGTGGCCACGTCGTGTTGGAGAGCACTCCCTCCGGGATGCGCAGGGCTGACGTGAAATGGCTTACTCCACAGGCATTTCGGTTGTGGCGGAACCTGGGGTTGCGTGGTTTTACGATGGAGGGCGTGCCGCGCCACGATTGGCGGGGCGCGACTGAGGATCGCGACATCGCGTTCGTGGAGGGGTTGTTCGGGACGGGTTTACGAATCGGCGAGTGGTCCAGCATGTTGACTATAGAGGTGCCCAAACCGGGCTCTGAGGGGCTTATGCGTTCGCGGGTGGCTTCTCATTGCGCGAAGGGTGGTAGCGGGCGGGCGTTCTGGATGCGGCGTCGCGTCGCCCAGCAAGTGCACTTCTATCTGGAGGAAGGTAGTCGCACTGCTGCCATCGCCCGCGCGCAACGTGCTGGCCGGTACGGGCAGGTTACGGATCTCTGGGTCGTTGAACGGGTTCGCCGGGATGGGCAACTGGAGGTTGTAGATGAGAAGGGATCGCGTCGTATGGTCCGGCTGGACGCACTTGGGCCGTCGACGCGAATGAGGTTATTCCGCCAGGGTCGTGATGGCCTGGAGCCGATGTGGTTGTGGCTGAATGACGACGGGACACCTCGTCCCAAGCACGCCTGGTACAAGACGTTCGACCGTGCGAACGCCAGGGTCGCGAAGGCGCTCGTCCAAGTGGGCGGTACGCCGCTGTGGTGCCGTCCCCACATGCTGAGGCATTCCTTTGCGCTGCGGTGGTATTGCATCGCCACGTTCGTCGCGTGGCGCCGTACCGACATGTTGACCAAGCAGGAGCAGCGCGACTTCCGCAATCAGCTTGGTGATGTCTGGTTCCTGCTGGCGACACTTCTTGGACATCGTAGTGCCGAGGTGACACGCAGCGTTTATCTCGAGCCGTTTCAGGTGCTGCAGGTCGAGGAGCTCATCGCGCTGATGGATGCCGATGATCGGCAATCTCTTGAGC encodes:
- a CDS encoding site-specific integrase, which translates into the protein MAGDSADGWTLHFYDFQQRFVSVEDVVPGVGDVEAWAKRNGVRDGTPFFLDPWGRADALVNAYWRDPLVRGRATGTLRRYALSLKVWLDFLHAVGVRWDQASRSELAAFKEWRLSAEKNPRQVSPNSFCVDRAAIRSFYSWAAEQHGIDNPVRARVIATSWMGGGHVVLESTPSGMRRADVKWLTPQAFRLWRNLGLRGFTMEGVPRHDWRGATEDRDIAFVEGLFGTGLRIGEWSSMLTIEVPKPGSEGLMRSRVASHCAKGGSGRAFWMRRRVAQQVHFYLEEGSRTAAIARAQRAGRYGQVTDLWVVERVRRDGQLEVVDEKGSRRMVRLDALGPSTRMRLFRQGRDGLEPMWLWLNDDGTPRPKHAWYKTFDRANARVAKALVQVGGTPLWCRPHMLRHSFALRWYCIATFVAWRRTDMLTKQEQRDFRNQLGDVWFLLATLLGHRSAEVTRSVYLEPFQVLQVEELIALMDADDRQSLERLVAAVGVGESRVLTVPT